From a region of the Canis lupus dingo isolate Sandy chromosome 5, ASM325472v2, whole genome shotgun sequence genome:
- the PARS2 gene encoding probable proline--tRNA ligase, mitochondrial: MEGLLSRCRALPTLATCSHQLSGYVPHRCYHCDPERGKRLVLSRMFQPQNLREDQVLSLEGRSDDLTCKSQRLMQQVGLIYPASPGCYHLLPYTVRAMEKLQRVIDQEMQAIGGQKVNMPSLSPAELWRATNRWDLMGKELLRLRDRHGKEYCLGPTHEEAVTALVASQKTLSYRQLPFLLYQVTRKFRDEPRPRFGLLRGREFYMKDMYTFDSSPEAARQTYGLVCGAYSSLFRRLGLRCIRVQADVGSIGGTASHEFQLPADIGEDRFAVCPSCGFSANMETLRLSQTDCPACQSPLTEARGIEVGHTFYLGTKYSSIFNAQFTDAQGRPCPAEMGCYGLGVTRILAAAIEVLSTEDCIRWPGLLAPYQVCLIPPKKGSKEEVATELTGHLYDLITEAVPQLRGEVLLDDRTHRTIGNRLKDANKFGYPFVIIAGKRALEDPAHFEVWSQNTGEVVFLTREGVTEFLSQVQVV; the protein is encoded by the coding sequence ATGGAAGGGCTGCTGTCAAGATGCAGAGCACTGCCCACCCTGGCCACCTGCAGCCACCAGCTCTCTGGGTATGTTCCTCACAGGTGTTACCACTGTGACCCCGAGAGAGGGAAGCGCTTGGTGTTATCCCGCATGTTCCAGCCCCAGAACCTTCGGGAAGACCAGGTGCTCTCTCTCGAGGGCAGATCTGACGACCTGACCTGTAAGAGCCAGCGGCTGATGCAGCAGGTAGGCCTCATCTACCCGGCAAGCCCCGGCTGTTATCACCTCCTGCCTTACACCGTGCGTGCCATGGAGAAGCTCCAGCGGGTGATAGACCAGGAGATGCAGGCCATCGGGGGGCAGAAGGTCAACATGCCCAGCCTCAGCCCAGCGGAGCTCTGGCGAGCCACCAACCGGTGGGACTTGATGGGCAAGGAGCTGCTAAGACTTAGAGACCGACATGGCAAGGAATACTGCTTAGGACCCACTCACGAGGAAGCTGTCACAGCCCTGGTCGCCTCCCAGAAGACACTGTCTTACAGGCAGCTCCCATTCCTGCTGTACCAGGTGACGAGGAAGTTTCGGGATGAGCCCCGGCCCCGCTTCGGTCTTCTTCGTGGCCGGGAGTTCTACATGAAGGACATGTACACCTTCGACTCCTCCCCAGAGGCTGCCCGGCAGACCTACGGCCTGGTGTGTGGGGCCTACAGTAGCCTGTTCCGCAGGCTGGGGCTGCGGTGCATCAGGGTCCAGGCGGACGTGGGCAGCATTGGGGGCACTGCGTCCCATGAGTTCCAGCTGCCGGCCGACATCGGGGAGGACCGATTTGCAGTCTGTCCCAGCTGCGGCTTCTCGGCCAACATGGAGACACTGCGCTTGTCGCAGACCGACTGCCCGGCCTGCCAGAGCCCACTGACCGAAGCCAGAGGCATTGAGGTGGGGCACACCTTTTACCTGGGCACCAAGTACTCCTCCATTTTCAATGCTCAGTTCACTGACGCCCAAGGAAGACCGTGCCCGGCTGAGATGGGCTGCTATGGCCTGGGCGTGACTCGGATACTGGCTGCCGCCATTGAAGTGCTGTCCACGGAGGACTGCATTCGCTGGCCCGGCCTCCTGGCACCTTACCAGGTGTGCCTCATCCCCCCAAAGAAGGGCAGTAAGGAGGAGGTGGCCACTGAGCTCACAGGACACCTGTACGACCTTATTACAGAGGCAGTGCCGCAGCTCCGTGGGGAGGTGCTGCTCGACGACAGGACCCATCGAACCATTGGAAACAGACTGAAAGATGCCAACAAGTTTGGGTACCCCTTTGTGATCATTGCCGGCAAGAGGGCCCTGGAGGACCCTGCACATTTTGAAGTTTGGAGCCAGAACACAGGGGAGGTAGTCTTCCTCACCAGAGAAGGAGTCACGGAATTTCTGAGCCAAGTGCAGGTGGTCTGA